From the Kitasatospora atroaurantiaca genome, the window CCATGGGAGCCCCGGTAGCCCAGCGGTAGAGGCAATGGTCTCAAACACCATCCAGCGTGGGTTCGAATCCCACTCGGGGTACTTTTCCTTCGATTTGAAGGACAGTCGACCGTTGGAGATCTTCATCGTTCCGGGTGAAGATCCTCCGGTATCCGCGATCTGAGACGTAGCCGTGGCTCAGCCTCGCGAGCATGTACGACATTGCAACGCGGCAGCGCGCAGTCGCCCTGCACGAGGCTGGCCTGACCTTCAGCCAGGTAAGCCGCGCCATGGGCATCTCTCGATACTCCATCCGCCAATGGACGACACGCATTACGCCGAGCCCCTCGATGACTGCGGAGTGCCCAGTCCAATGCGGCGAACTTGAGTCCGGTCGCCCACGTGCCGACTACGCCTACCTCCTCGGCCTCTATCTGGGCGATGGCTGCATCAGCCGAGGCCGCCGAGAGGTCTACGCACTCCGAATAGCCTGCGGCGATACCTGGCCCGGCTTGATCGATGCCTGCGTACATGCCGTCGGCGCCGTGATGCCGAGCAATAAGGTCCACCGCGTACGAGCGCCAGGCTGCACAAGCGTGGTCAGCATACGAGCGCCAGGCTGCACAAGCGTGGTCAGCAACAGCAAGCACTGGCCCTGCCTCTTTCCTCAGCACGGCGCCGGCCCCAAGCACCTACGTCGCATCTCTCTGATGCCTTGGCAGCAACGCATTGTCGCCGAGCACCCGTGGGCACTGCTCCGCGGCCTCATCCACTCCGATGGCTGTCGGATCACCAACTGGACTACCAGAACGGTTGGTGGCCAAATCAAGCGCTACGAGTACCCGCGGTACTTCTTCACCAACACCTCGGCCGACATCGTCCACATCTTCACCGACACCCTCGACGCGGTGGGTGTGCAGTGGAAGGTCACGCAGCGGCCGAGCCGGGCCGTCGACGTCTCCGTCGCCCGCCGCGCATCCGTCGCGTTGATGGACGAGCACATCGGGCCGAAGTACTGACGGCGCAGCCCCTCCCCCGGGGGGCTGCGCCGTTGGGTGGAGGGTGTGTCAGCTGACCGGGCCGCTGTCCTTGAGGCCGGTGGCGGGGAGGGGGACGGAAGCCGGGGGTGTGTCGGTGTCGGTGACGGAGAGGGTGTAGTCGCCGTCGGTGGCGCCTTCGAAGACGAACCAGGCGGCCTGGTCCTGGCGGGTGGGGCGGTCGGGGTAGATGGCCTCGATGGGGGCGGCGATGGGGCCGACGACCTGGCCGTTCGGGAGCTTGAGGCGGAGGATCCCGCCGTCGACGGCCATGCCGGCGGGGCCGACGTGTCCGGTCATGTCGAAGACGACGAGCAGGGCTCGCTGGCCGCGCTTGAGGCCGTTGTTGTTGCCGACGTCGGCGCGCAGTTGTGCAGTCTTGAGGCTGAGGCTGAGCCGGCCGGAGGTGAGGACGGTGTTGGCGGGGAGCTTGAGGTCGATCGGCTTGAGGGAGATGGCTTCGCGGCCGCCCTTGCCGAGCGGTACGACGGCCTGGGCTTCGCTTGCGTCGCCGAGGACGAGGGAGGCGCCGTCGAAGGTGAAGGCGTGGTCGGCGTCGGCTGAGCCGTTGAAGGTGAGCGTGAGCGGGTTGGAGGCGCCGGGGGTGGGCGGGACGGCGGAGCCGTAGTCGCCACCGAGTGGGGTGCCGGCGATGTCGATGGCGAAGTCGGGCCAGTTTCTGACGGCGGTGGTTCTGAAGGTGTTGGTGACGGTGGTGTCGAGGACGACCTTGTAGCCGTAGCCGCCTTCGGTGGCGGGCTTGTAGGTGGCGGACTTCACGTCGATCTTCAGGCCGCCCCAGTAGGCGGTCCTGCCGATCTGGACGGTGGTGGGCCGAGAGGTTCCCAGGGCTGACGAACTTACGGACGAGGGTGCGGCGTTGGTGGCCTTCTGTCCGTCTCCGCCGGTGGTGGTGTCCGGTCCGCAGCCGGTGGCGAGGGCGGCGGTGAGTACGGCTGCGGCCAGGGCGGCGCCGGCGGTTCTGAGTGTTCTGCTCATGGTCTGTGTCCCTCCCTGCGGCGTCTGCTCGTCCGAGACGCCGTCTGCGGTGAAGGTACCCATGGTCGGAGGCTGCCGATCGGGTTGTGACGGTGCTGCGACGCTCCTGGTGCCGAGTGGCCGAGATCGGGGTGGGACGGTGATGAGCTTCACTGCGGGCACAGCAGGTCGAGGAAGGCGCGCGCGGCGGGTGAGGGGGTGACGCCGTCCGGGGTGGCGGCGTAGACCTGTCGTACGGGGATGTCCTTGGGGTGCAGGGAGACGAGGGTGATGTCGGGGCGGATGGCGTCCGCGGCCACGGAGGGGATGAGGGTGATGCCGAGTCCGGCTGCGACGCAGCCCTGTTTGGCGATCCAGTCGCGTGCGACGAAGCCGATTCTGGGGCTGAATCCGGTGCGTAGGCATGAGCTGATGAGGGTGTCCTCGGGGCGGGAGCTGCCGGCGATCCATTCCTCGTCGGCGAGGTCGGCGAGTCTGACCTGGCGGCGGCCGGCGAGCCGGTGGCCGGGAGGAAGCGCGACCATCATGAAGTCGTCGCACAGCTTGCGTAGTTCGACGCCGAGCAGTGGCTGGTCGTAGGTGGTGCTGATGACGGCCACGTCGGCTTCGCCGGCTGTCAGCTTCGTCAGGAGTCGGGGGGTGAGCCCTTCTTCGAGTGTGACGGCGATGTCGGGGTAGGTCGTGCGGAAGGCGGCTATGGCCTTGGGTACGAGCGCGGCTGCGGCGGTGGCGAAGGTGCCGACGCGAAGTCG encodes:
- a CDS encoding LysR family transcriptional regulator, which translates into the protein MPETHDFSTSSLRVFVEVARLGSFTAAAQTMGYTQSAISRQISALENEAGTALFDRLPRGVRPTEPGRRLLGHAEAVLERLDAARRELTDLRDLATGRLRVGTFATAAAALVPKAIAAFRTTYPDIAVTLEEGLTPRLLTKLTAGEADVAVISTTYDQPLLGVELRKLCDDFMMVALPPGHRLAGRRQVRLADLADEEWIAGSSRPEDTLISSCLRTGFSPRIGFVARDWIAKQGCVAAGLGITLIPSVAADAIRPDITLVSLHPKDIPVRQVYAATPDGVTPSPAARAFLDLLCPQ